Below is a genomic region from Candidatus Methylomirabilota bacterium.
CCCACCACGGTGCGCAGCTCCCCCCGGATCGTGTGTGGGACATAGCCCAGCTCCCGCACCCGGCGGACGACGTCGGCGATCTCGCTCTCGGACGCTCCGGCCTTCAGCACGATGATCATCGGTGGCCTCCATTGAACAGGGCATGGGCACCCGGGCTTCGCCACGCCCATGCCCCGCCGCGACCACCCGCGGCGGACGTTCTGTCACGTTGCGTGAGTCCCGCTCTCCGGGACGGATCCGCACCCTGACGTGGAGAAAACAAAAGGCCGCGGGGGGCCCGCGGCCTCGAGGTGGCTCGGCGCCGCGGGCGTCCGGTCCGCCCGCGGCTCCCTGATCAGCTCATGTCAGGGCGCTCGGGCAGACCCCGGCGAAGAAAAAGTAGCCCGCGAAGCGACGCCAGGAGGTGCCCATAACGTGGCCGGTAGCTTAGGCCGAGCCGAGCGGGCTCGTCAAGCGTTTTGCTGCCCGCGCTTTCTAGTGTTGGCGCCGCCGGGGCCGATGGGGAGCCAGGCGCCGGAGGATCGCCTCACGATAGTAATAGATCGGCAGGATCAGGGCCACCACGACGGCCAGGAAGGCGATGGCGTAGATGTACTGCTGCTCGGCGACGTTCGCGCCGAAGTAGGAGGAGATCAAGGTGCCGGGCAGCCGCCCCAGCGTCGAGACGAGCGCGAAGATCCAGAAGGGCAAGAAGCTGATACCGAACAGGTAGGAGATGATGTCCTTGGGGAAGCCGGGGATGAGATAGAGCAGGAAGCAGATGATGGCGCCCTCGGCTTCGATCACGAAATTGAGCCGGTTCCAGTTGTGCTCGCTGAGCCACGGCCGAACGAACGGCTCTCCCCATTTCCGTCCGATGCCGAAGCAGATGAGGGTGCCGGTGGTGAGCCCGATCGTCGAGTAGACGAGCCCCCCCCAGGTGCCGAAGAGGGCGCCGCCCACCGGGCCGGTGATCTCTCCGGGTATCGGCGACAACACGACCTGCAGAGCCTGGATCACGATGAAGACGAGGGGGGCCAGCCAGCCCCACGACGCCACGGTGTCCTTCAAGAAGTGCTTGTCGCGGTAGAGGCGCACGATGAAGCCGACGAGCGGCGACTCCGTCACCACCAGCCACACCACCAGGATCAGCAGGACGGCCAGGGCGAGGGACAGCACCGCCCACCGCGCAGTCGGAGTGAAGCGGAGCGGGCGCGGGCGGTCGAGCGCCTTCACACGGGCGGGCGGCGGTGCGCCCACGGACACGCCGCCTCGTACGCCGCGGAGGCGGCCAGCACTGCTCGATCGGCGCGACGGCGGCCGATGACCTGCAGCCCCACGGGACGGCCGTCGTCAGTGAGCCCGGCCGGCAGGCTGGCCGCCGGCTGTCCGGTGAGGTTGAACGGATAGGTGAAGGGCATCCACCCCAGCGCCGACACGTGCTGATCGCAGATGTCCCGGGGCGTCGGCGTTCCGGCCGGGAACGGCGCCACCGCGACGGTCGGCGTGAGCAGCAGGTCGAAGCGCTCCAGAAAGGCGTGCACCTCGCTCCAGTACGCTCTCACCCGCTCGCCGGCCAGCACGTAGTCCCGCGCGGGGATCGCGCCGCCGCGGCGGATGAGCTTTACGAGCGTAGGGTCCAGGACGGCCTCGGCCGCCGGCAGCTGATCGGACCAGTGCGCGTAGAACTGAGTGGCCACCAGGGTGCTGAACGCCTCCTCCGGATTCTCCCAGCCCGGGCTGACCACCTCCACGTGGCAGCCGAGCGACTCGAACTCGGCGGCTGCGTTCTCGCACAGGCGCTGCACCGCCGGCTCGACGACGGCGTAGCCCAGGTCCGGCGTCCACGCGACGTGCAGTCCCTTGATCGGCTCGTCGCAGGCGGCGACGTACGAGCCAACCTCGCGCGGCAGCGAGTGGCGGTCGCGGTCGTCGGCCCCCACGATCACGTCGAGAGTCAGGGCGGCGTCGCGCACGGAGCGGGCGAGGGGCCCCGTGCAGCTCAGATGCTGCCAGCCGGGAAAGACGGGGTGCTCGGGGACGCGCCCCCACGACGGCTTGAAGCCGTACACGTCGCAGAACGCGGCAGGGATTCGGATCGAGCCCCCGCCGTCGGTGCCGAGCGCGATGGGGCCCAGTCCGCTGGCCACCGCTGCTCCCGCGCCTCCGCTCGAGCCCCCCGGCGTGAGCGCGGGGTCCCAGGGGTTGCGGCTGACCCCGAACATCGGATTCTCGGTGATCCCCTTGTGCCCGAACTCCGAGGTGTTGGTCTTGCCGAGCAGGACAGCCCCGGCGGCGCGCAGCCGCGCCACGGCCACGGCGTCCTCCTCCGGCACCGCCTCGGCGAACAGCCGCGAGCCCCCGGTGGTGCGCAGGCCGCGGGTGAAGATGACGTCCTTGACCGAGACGGGGACACCGTGCAGGGCGCCCACCGGCTCGCCCTTCATCACGGCGATCTCGGCTTCGCGGGCCGCCCGGCGGGCGACGTCGGGGGCGACCAGGCAGAAGGCGTTCAGGCGCGGGTTGAGCGCCTCGATGCGCGCCAGGACCGCTTCGGTGACTTCCACGGGAGAGACCTGCTTGGTCCGCACAAGGGCGGTGAGCTCGAGCGCCGAGAGCCAGACGAGCTCGGAAGTCATGAGGGCCGAGAGGACACCGCGACCATCCTCAAACTTCGCACATTGTATCATCCGCGCTGTGGAGGATGGGGGCCCCCCCTGCGCAGCTGCCGTCGGCACGACGGTGGCCTACGCGCCGGCCGCCGACGGCGTCTGGCGCCGCGTCTTCGAGCTCGACCGCCGGGGCGCGCCGCTGGCGGCGCTGCGCTGGGCGTCCGGCGCCCTGAGCGCGGCGTGGGTCCGGATTCCCGACGGCGGCTGGCTGGCCATCGAGCCGCGCGCCGCCGAGCAGCCCCCGTGGGGGCCGGTCGACCGGGTCGCCGTGGCCGAGCGGGTCGGAGAGGTCGGCATGCCCATCACGGTCTTCGAGGCGCTCGACTGGGCACGCGTCGACAGAATTCCGACCCTGGCCGAGCCCGGGAAGCTGCCGCCCGGCGGCGGGGCCGCGATCCTCAACCTCATTGCCGCCCTCGCGCTCGACCAGCGCTCCCCGCCCCTGGCCTATCGCGGGCCGTACCCGTCGGAGCAGCTGTTCCTCGCCCTTCTCGAGTCGTTTCGCTACGACACCGCACCCGTCGATCCGCTGGCCGCCTTCACATCCGGCCAGCTCGGCTGGATGCCGTCGCCCCACGAGCGGGTCTTCGAGCCAGGCGGGATCTACGTGCAGCTGCGCGGGCGCGTCGAGAAAGTCGTCTGGCGCGGCCGCGCGTACCACCGGCCGGACTGGCAGGGCGTCGTCCGTCATGCGACCCGCCGGGTGTGGGAGGCCGGTGGGGAGGTGCGGTGCTCCGTGTGGGCGCTGGGCGGCGCGCTCGAAGATCATCTCCGGCTGACCCCGGCCGGTGAGGTGACGGCCGTCCTGGAGCCCGCGGTCTCCTCGGCCGGCGGCCGGCGTCTGGATCCCGCCGTGGCGGCCGGGATCGGCGCCATCGTGGCCGCCCAGAGCGCGGCCCCGCTGGCCCCCCTGCTTCGAGAGCGGGCGGCCCGGCTCGCCTTCGCGTGGGGCGCCGTCGATGGGGATCTGGTCGAGGTGGGCCCCACGGGCGCGCGGGTGTCGATCCTGCTGCGCGCTCGCCTGGCGGCGGCGCTGGCGCCGCTCGACACTCCGGCTGCCCGCGCGGCCGCCGCGCTGGCTGTCCTCACCGAGATCGCCCTGGCCATGGGCGACGCGCTGCGCGCCGCAGCGCAGGGTCAGCTGGCCACGCTGCCGGAGGCGGAGCAGCGGCGCTGGCTCACCGCCGGGCCGGCGGCCGCGCCGGGCACCGACGCCTCCATCATCATGGCGGCGGTGCATGCCCTCCTCGGCGAGCTCGCCGACTGACCGGCGTCACGTCGCCGCCTGGACGATGAGCAGGACGTTGAAGGCGATGAAGGCGGCCAGCGACATGGCGGACACGACGACGTAGCCGATCCACAGTGCCGCCTGCCCGCCCCAGCGGGCCACCGGCGCTCCCCGCAAG
It encodes:
- a CDS encoding amidase codes for the protein MTSELVWLSALELTALVRTKQVSPVEVTEAVLARIEALNPRLNAFCLVAPDVARRAAREAEIAVMKGEPVGALHGVPVSVKDVIFTRGLRTTGGSRLFAEAVPEEDAVAVARLRAAGAVLLGKTNTSEFGHKGITENPMFGVSRNPWDPALTPGGSSGGAGAAVASGLGPIALGTDGGGSIRIPAAFCDVYGFKPSWGRVPEHPVFPGWQHLSCTGPLARSVRDAALTLDVIVGADDRDRHSLPREVGSYVAACDEPIKGLHVAWTPDLGYAVVEPAVQRLCENAAAEFESLGCHVEVVSPGWENPEEAFSTLVATQFYAHWSDQLPAAEAVLDPTLVKLIRRGGAIPARDYVLAGERVRAYWSEVHAFLERFDLLLTPTVAVAPFPAGTPTPRDICDQHVSALGWMPFTYPFNLTGQPAASLPAGLTDDGRPVGLQVIGRRRADRAVLAASAAYEAACPWAHRRPPV
- a CDS encoding TVP38/TMEM64 family protein, which translates into the protein MGAPPPARVKALDRPRPLRFTPTARWAVLSLALAVLLILVVWLVVTESPLVGFIVRLYRDKHFLKDTVASWGWLAPLVFIVIQALQVVLSPIPGEITGPVGGALFGTWGGLVYSTIGLTTGTLICFGIGRKWGEPFVRPWLSEHNWNRLNFVIEAEGAIICFLLYLIPGFPKDIISYLFGISFLPFWIFALVSTLGRLPGTLISSYFGANVAEQQYIYAIAFLAVVVALILPIYYYREAILRRLAPHRPRRRQH